Proteins co-encoded in one Cytobacillus sp. NJ13 genomic window:
- the cls gene encoding cardiolipin synthase, which produces MVVLLVIFLWLYIDFTLGRKSHMKKLERTALPIRQSDMELFADGPALFDDLFSELRKAQKHIHILFYIVKDDKISKEFLTILKGKAKEGVEVRLLVDWAGSFPVKRKTVKDLKSSGVKFSFAHVPKLPFLFYSFQARNHRKITVIDGKIGYIGGFNIGKEYINQDKKLTPWRDYHLKFHGEGVQDLQREFLTDWYKAAKTNLLANSIYFPELHAGEYRHQFAAYKGVFLEESFSSLIRKAKKSITIGTPYFIPGKRLFQDLINALERGVTVKILVPCITDHILVKEASYLYLRTLIKHGAYVYEYKKGFYHAKAIIIDNEISDVGTANFDKRSLFLNYEINCFIYDKEFIKQVQAVVDKDILNAKRLTLKELNRLDPLRTFKEMLARSVASFL; this is translated from the coding sequence ATGGTCGTTTTACTCGTCATCTTCTTATGGCTCTATATTGATTTTACACTGGGCCGGAAAAGCCATATGAAAAAGCTTGAGCGGACCGCCTTACCCATCCGGCAGTCTGATATGGAATTGTTTGCAGATGGGCCTGCTTTATTTGATGATTTATTTTCCGAGCTAAGAAAAGCGCAAAAGCACATCCATATTTTATTTTATATTGTGAAGGATGATAAAATCAGCAAGGAGTTTTTAACTATCTTAAAGGGTAAAGCAAAAGAAGGAGTGGAAGTCCGCCTTTTGGTCGACTGGGCCGGAAGCTTTCCTGTTAAAAGAAAAACCGTAAAGGATCTTAAAAGCAGCGGCGTCAAATTTTCGTTTGCCCATGTGCCGAAGCTGCCATTTCTTTTCTATTCTTTTCAGGCCAGGAACCACCGGAAAATTACCGTCATTGATGGAAAGATCGGATACATTGGCGGCTTCAATATCGGCAAAGAATACATCAATCAGGACAAAAAGCTGACCCCCTGGCGTGACTATCACTTGAAATTCCACGGTGAAGGGGTACAGGATCTGCAAAGAGAGTTTCTGACTGATTGGTATAAAGCAGCCAAGACCAACCTGCTAGCAAACAGCATTTATTTTCCTGAGCTGCATGCAGGAGAATACCGCCATCAGTTTGCAGCTTATAAAGGGGTTTTTTTAGAAGAAAGCTTCTCCTCCTTAATACGGAAGGCGAAAAAGAGCATAACGATTGGGACACCCTATTTTATTCCGGGCAAAAGGCTTTTTCAGGACTTAATTAATGCCCTGGAACGCGGCGTTACAGTAAAAATACTCGTCCCATGCATCACGGATCATATTCTTGTAAAAGAGGCCTCTTATCTTTACTTAAGGACCTTGATTAAACATGGTGCTTATGTGTATGAGTACAAAAAGGGCTTTTACCATGCAAAGGCGATTATTATCGATAATGAAATCAGTGATGTCGGAACAGCCAATTTTGATAAGCGGAGCCTGTTCTTAAATTATGAAATCAATTGCTTTATTTATGACAAAGAGTTCATTAAGCAGGTCCAAGCTGTTGTAGACAAAGACATACTAAATGCAAAGAGGCTGACACTAAAAGAATTAAACCGGCTGGATCCTTTACGGACATTCAAAGAGATGCTTGCCCGGTCTGTGGCAAGCTTTCTGTAG